The following coding sequences lie in one Steroidobacter denitrificans genomic window:
- the folE2 gene encoding GTP cyclohydrolase FolE2, translated as MSTLPSNVQSATQPPTITSIEDVQGRADSRRIPINKVGIKEVYHPVRVKDRSRGEQHTVASFNMYVALPHHFKGTHMSRFVEILHGNEREISVESFREILIEMTRRLDAQSGHIEMEFPYFVMKKAPVSGVESLMNYKASLIGEFHGGEPELWLKVVVAVTSLCPCSKGISDYGAHNQRSHITIKARIDGHMWLEELIDIAEQEASCEVYGILKRPDEKFVTERAYDNPKFVEDIVRDVAVRMNDEARVLAYVVEAENFESIHNHSAYALIEHNKTAEPVQGD; from the coding sequence ATGTCGACTCTTCCCAGCAACGTCCAGTCAGCCACGCAGCCCCCCACGATCACCTCGATCGAGGATGTGCAAGGCCGCGCCGACTCACGCCGTATCCCGATCAACAAGGTCGGCATCAAGGAGGTGTATCACCCGGTGCGGGTCAAGGACCGCTCGCGCGGCGAACAGCACACCGTCGCCAGCTTCAATATGTACGTGGCCCTGCCCCATCATTTCAAGGGCACCCACATGTCGCGTTTCGTGGAAATACTGCATGGCAACGAGCGGGAAATTTCGGTCGAATCCTTTCGCGAAATCTTGATCGAGATGACCCGCAGGCTGGATGCCCAATCCGGCCATATCGAGATGGAATTTCCCTACTTCGTCATGAAAAAAGCACCGGTATCGGGTGTGGAAAGCCTGATGAACTACAAGGCTTCCCTGATCGGCGAGTTTCATGGCGGCGAGCCGGAACTGTGGCTCAAGGTGGTCGTGGCGGTCACCAGCCTGTGCCCCTGTTCCAAGGGTATCTCGGACTATGGCGCCCACAACCAACGCTCCCACATCACCATCAAGGCCCGTATCGACGGACACATGTGGCTGGAGGAATTGATCGATATCGCCGAACAGGAAGCCTCCTGCGAGGTGTACGGCATCCTGAAGCGGCCCGACGAAAAATTCGTGACGGAACGCGCTTACGACAATCCGAAATTCGTCGAAGACATCGTTCGCGACGTGGCCGTGCGCATGAACGACGAGGCGCGTGTACTTGCCTATGTCGTGGAAGCCGAGAACTTCGAGTCCATTCACAACCACTCGGCCTATGCGCTGATCGAGCACAACAAGACCGCGGAGCCGGTACAAGGCGATTGA
- a CDS encoding serine/threonine-protein kinase has product MTQRGAAPEHSLPEKIGKYVLVKEVGRGSTGVVYLSHDPYYRRDVAIKVYNLETHDEERARVTRKMFLSEAHMVGMLQHPNILPIFDAGEEEGHYYIVTEHVHGARTLSAYCKPDNLLPVDDVVEIMYKCAKALHYAHSRGVIHRDIKPSNIMLTQANDVRIIDFGIALVSDSEISRIDGIAGSPSYMSPEQVQSLDITNRSDLYSLGAVMYEMLTGFRPFRGGNLSKLLHQIVYATAQPIHTLRNDIPEVLENAVAKALQKDPAKRYRNGLELAADLTRVHQTLRDGSSKLDRQEQFSILRTLKFFHDFSHSEILEVLRASTWQDYEEGEEIVKEGEMDDRFYVLVSGSVAVMRHAKAVGQLDAGDCFGETSYVRGAKRLATIKAISPVTLMKVSSTLLEQSSAACQLRFNKVFLRSLISRLQSPS; this is encoded by the coding sequence ATGACACAGCGCGGCGCCGCTCCCGAGCATTCTCTCCCGGAAAAGATCGGCAAATACGTGCTGGTCAAGGAGGTTGGACGCGGCAGCACGGGCGTCGTCTACCTGTCCCACGATCCCTACTATCGCCGCGACGTCGCCATCAAGGTATACAACCTCGAGACTCACGACGAGGAACGGGCGCGCGTCACGCGCAAGATGTTCCTGTCGGAAGCGCACATGGTCGGCATGTTGCAGCATCCGAATATCCTGCCGATCTTCGATGCAGGCGAGGAAGAAGGGCACTATTACATCGTCACCGAACATGTGCATGGCGCGCGCACACTATCGGCCTATTGCAAGCCGGACAATCTGCTGCCGGTCGATGATGTCGTCGAGATCATGTACAAGTGTGCAAAGGCTCTGCATTACGCGCACAGCCGCGGCGTGATCCATCGGGACATCAAGCCTTCCAATATCATGCTGACGCAGGCGAACGACGTACGCATCATCGATTTCGGCATCGCGCTGGTGTCCGACTCCGAGATTTCGCGCATCGACGGTATCGCCGGCAGTCCGTCCTACATGTCGCCCGAGCAGGTGCAGTCATTGGATATCACCAACCGCTCGGATCTATATTCCCTGGGCGCGGTGATGTACGAAATGCTGACGGGCTTTCGCCCGTTTCGCGGCGGCAATCTGTCCAAGCTGCTGCACCAGATCGTGTACGCGACGGCCCAGCCGATCCACACCTTGCGTAACGACATTCCCGAGGTTCTGGAGAACGCCGTCGCCAAGGCCTTGCAGAAGGATCCGGCGAAGCGTTATCGAAATGGTCTGGAGCTGGCCGCGGATTTGACCCGGGTGCATCAGACGCTGCGCGACGGTTCTTCGAAACTCGATCGGCAGGAGCAGTTCTCGATCCTGCGCACCTTGAAGTTTTTTCACGACTTTTCGCATTCGGAGATCCTCGAGGTGCTGAGAGCCAGTACCTGGCAGGACTATGAGGAGGGCGAGGAGATCGTCAAGGAAGGCGAAATGGACGATCGTTTCTATGTGCTGGTATCCGGCAGCGTTGCGGTCATGCGTCACGCCAAGGCCGTGGGTCAACTGGATGCCGGCGATTGCTTCGGTGAGACCAGCTATGTGCGCGGCGCCAAGCGCCTGGCGACGATCAAGGCGATATCTCCGGTCACCTTGATGAAAGTGAGCTCCACCTTGCTGGAGCAGTCCTCGGCGGCCTGTCAGCTGCGCTTCAACAAGGTTTTTTTGCGCAGCCTCATCAGCCGGCTGCAAAGTCCGAGTTGA
- a CDS encoding phosphatidylglycerophosphatase A family protein — protein MNLDRYLRRRPRLEPRLLRQPVHLLAFGFGAGLSPWAPGTFGTLVAVPIVAFVMQFGLLVHAVCTIGAALAGIHICGESARRLGAHDHPGIVWDEIVGFSVTMLAASYEWYWLAGGFILFRLFDILKPWPIREADHRLSGGLGIMLDDIIAGIFAAAILLGLKLLL, from the coding sequence ATGAATCTGGATAGATATCTGCGCCGGCGCCCACGCCTCGAGCCGCGTTTGTTGCGCCAGCCCGTTCATTTGCTGGCGTTCGGTTTCGGCGCAGGATTGAGCCCCTGGGCGCCGGGCACCTTTGGCACCTTGGTCGCAGTTCCCATCGTGGCCTTCGTGATGCAATTCGGCTTGCTGGTACATGCCGTCTGCACGATCGGTGCGGCCCTCGCCGGCATTCATATTTGTGGTGAAAGTGCCCGCCGGCTCGGAGCGCACGATCATCCAGGTATCGTCTGGGACGAGATCGTCGGATTTTCCGTGACCATGTTGGCAGCTTCGTATGAATGGTATTGGCTGGCCGGCGGATTCATCCTGTTTCGCCTGTTCGATATCTTGAAGCCCTGGCCGATCCGGGAGGCCGATCACAGACTCTCCGGCGGACTCGGAATTATGCTGGACGACATCATCGCGGGTATTTTCGCAGCGGCGATCCTGCTTGGCTTGAAGCTGCTTTTGTGA